The following are encoded in a window of Amycolatopsis lexingtonensis genomic DNA:
- a CDS encoding carboxymuconolactone decarboxylase family protein, whose protein sequence is MSTTHATRITDDLLLHHPALAVRYQPFGLSFLTDGILPARERELVILRTSWHCRSPYEWAHHTKIGRECGISTEELRRITTADLREWPGPDAELLGAVVRDHSLSEAQWANLSGRYGTAGAIETVMLAGHYAMLAGVLNSAGTRIEPSIEALVPLS, encoded by the coding sequence GTGAGCACAACTCACGCGACGCGGATCACGGACGACCTCCTCCTGCACCACCCGGCGCTCGCCGTGCGCTACCAGCCGTTCGGCCTCAGCTTCCTCACCGACGGGATTCTCCCCGCCCGCGAACGGGAACTGGTCATCCTCCGCACCTCGTGGCACTGCCGCAGTCCCTACGAGTGGGCCCACCACACGAAAATCGGCCGCGAATGCGGGATCTCCACCGAGGAACTCCGCCGGATCACCACCGCCGATCTCCGCGAATGGCCGGGGCCGGACGCCGAACTCCTGGGCGCCGTCGTGCGTGACCACTCGCTCTCCGAAGCACAGTGGGCGAACCTCTCCGGCCGATACGGAACGGCCGGAGCGATCGAGACGGTGATGCTCGCCGGCCACTACGCGATGCTGGCCGGAGTCCTCAACAGCGCCGGCACCCGGATCGAACCGAGCATCGAAGCGCTCGTCCCGCTGAGCTGA
- a CDS encoding bifunctional 3-(3-hydroxy-phenyl)propionate/3-hydroxycinnamic acid hydroxylase — protein sequence MTDFPVVIIGAGPTGLTAATLLAQYGVECLVLDRWETIYPQPRAVHLDDEVCRILGRLGLFAEFSAISWRCNGLRLVDRDMHVLAEFRRDAAHGRHGYPEASMFDQPELEALLRSGLKRHSAATLRGGAEVTSLAPEAGGVRVAFTEFGRGESVLAKYVLGCDGANSLTRTSIGAVLRDFGFTQRWLVVDIRTDAELGAWEGVHQVSDPARAATYMRVGANRYRWEFQLADGETADDYRAPATLLPLLKPWTGETPADRLEIVRVAEYTFRAQVADRWRDRRVFLLGDAAHLTPPFIGQGMGAGMRDAMNLAWKLAGVLDGTLAEAVLGSYETERKPHATTMIRLAKLMGTAMTEGGELGNLLRRVAAPRLHLVPGLRNRVLQTETPALHRSALVVRPLLGPSLAGRQCPNAPVDGGRRLDDVTAGRFAVISTAEPSPAQRADIEQRGAVLVVARPGSSLHRWLRRGFAHAAVVRPDATVHRAGRDLATLCAAIPPYRATAPVDGIRKPTIDRKDPL from the coding sequence GTGACCGACTTCCCCGTGGTGATCATCGGTGCGGGCCCGACCGGCCTCACCGCCGCCACCCTGCTGGCCCAGTACGGCGTCGAGTGCCTGGTCCTCGACCGGTGGGAAACGATCTATCCCCAGCCCCGCGCCGTCCACCTCGACGACGAGGTCTGCCGCATCCTCGGCCGGCTCGGCCTCTTCGCCGAGTTTTCGGCGATTTCCTGGCGCTGCAACGGGTTGCGGCTCGTGGACCGGGACATGCACGTGCTCGCGGAGTTCCGGCGTGACGCGGCGCACGGCAGGCACGGCTACCCCGAGGCCAGCATGTTCGACCAGCCCGAGCTGGAAGCGCTCCTGCGCTCGGGCCTCAAGCGGCACAGCGCGGCCACGCTGCGCGGCGGCGCCGAGGTCACCTCCCTCGCCCCGGAGGCCGGCGGGGTGCGCGTCGCGTTCACCGAGTTCGGCCGAGGAGAATCCGTGCTCGCGAAGTACGTCCTCGGCTGCGACGGCGCGAACAGCCTGACCCGAACCTCGATCGGTGCCGTCCTGCGCGACTTCGGGTTCACCCAGCGCTGGCTCGTCGTCGACATCCGCACCGACGCCGAACTCGGCGCCTGGGAAGGGGTCCACCAGGTCTCCGACCCGGCCCGCGCCGCCACATACATGCGCGTCGGAGCGAACCGCTACCGCTGGGAATTCCAGCTGGCCGACGGCGAAACGGCCGACGACTACCGTGCACCGGCCACGCTGCTCCCCTTGCTCAAGCCGTGGACCGGGGAGACACCGGCCGACCGGCTGGAGATCGTCCGCGTCGCCGAATACACCTTCCGCGCCCAGGTCGCCGACCGCTGGCGCGACCGGCGGGTCTTCCTCCTCGGCGACGCCGCCCACCTCACCCCGCCGTTCATCGGCCAGGGCATGGGCGCCGGAATGCGCGACGCGATGAACCTCGCCTGGAAACTCGCCGGCGTCCTCGACGGGACGCTCGCCGAAGCCGTCCTGGGCAGCTACGAGACAGAACGCAAACCCCACGCCACCACCATGATCCGGCTCGCCAAGCTGATGGGCACCGCGATGACCGAAGGCGGCGAACTGGGCAACCTCCTCCGCCGCGTCGCCGCACCCCGCCTGCACCTCGTACCCGGCCTGCGCAACCGCGTGCTCCAAACCGAAACCCCGGCGCTGCACCGCTCCGCCCTGGTGGTGCGCCCGCTCCTGGGGCCTTCCCTCGCCGGCCGGCAATGCCCCAACGCACCGGTCGACGGCGGCCGGCGCCTCGACGACGTGACAGCCGGCCGGTTCGCCGTCATCAGCACCGCCGAACCGTCGCCCGCACAGCGCGCGGACATCGAACAACGCGGAGCCGTGCTCGTGGTGGCCCGGCCGGGGAGTTCCCTGCACCGCTGGCTGCGCCGCGGCTTCGCCCACGCCGCGGTCGTCCGTCCCGATGCGACGGTGCACCGCGCCGGGCGCGACTTGGCCACCCTCTGCGCGGCGATACCGCCATACCGCGCAACCGCACCGGTCGACGGCATCCGGAAACCGACGATCGACAGGAAGGACCCGTTGTGA
- a CDS encoding acyl-CoA synthetase yields MTGNLLWPEYSAPTDVAAIEAVPLTARGLPASTYALLVRAAATWPDRTALTVLPEAARWRESRQRTFAELLGDVHRYANLLHELGVRRQDAVALMSPNTAELVPATLAAQLAGIAAPLNGGLSHQHLTQLLRRSGARVLVTAGPELSPAVWETAQALARDGHVDSLLVLRPTGAAEPAPDLPSLPGVRAGYLGELAAEQDSSVFLGDPPGPADLAAFFPTGGTTGAPKLAAHTHAGEIADAWMLAANSLLDDAATVFAALPLFHVNALVVTLLTPLFKGQAVVWAGPLGYRDVPLYGEFWKIVEHHRIATMSAVPTVYAVLAQCPVNADISSLRFAMVGASPLPAAVRESFQASTGITLVEGYGLTEATCASARSFPDAPRPGSVGQRLPYQRVKTVRVREDGTWEDLPPGHTGVLAISGPTVFPGYVTGRDEHGHVLDGLGKLVDGWLDTGDLARLDPDGFVHLAGRAKDLIIRGGHNIDPALVEDALLAHPAVTAAGAVGRPDAHSGEVPVAYVTLAPGAEVTERELGDWARDRVPESAAAPKTVTVLDALPLTDLGKPYKPALRADATRRELSEALAGVPGVLDVEAEIDDGAVVAVVRTTGDDSAIKAVLGRYAIGWRLADAS; encoded by the coding sequence ATGACCGGGAACCTGCTGTGGCCGGAGTACTCCGCCCCCACCGACGTCGCCGCGATCGAAGCCGTGCCGCTGACGGCACGCGGCCTTCCCGCGTCCACCTACGCCCTCCTGGTCCGCGCCGCGGCCACCTGGCCGGACCGCACCGCGCTCACCGTGCTGCCGGAAGCCGCGCGCTGGCGCGAATCCCGGCAGCGCACCTTCGCCGAACTGCTCGGCGACGTCCACCGCTACGCGAACCTCCTGCACGAACTCGGCGTCCGCCGGCAGGACGCGGTCGCGCTGATGTCGCCCAACACCGCCGAGCTGGTACCCGCCACCCTGGCCGCACAGCTCGCCGGGATCGCGGCGCCCCTCAACGGCGGCCTCTCACACCAGCACCTCACCCAGCTCCTGCGCCGGTCCGGCGCGCGGGTCCTCGTCACCGCCGGTCCCGAGCTGTCCCCGGCCGTCTGGGAGACCGCGCAAGCCCTCGCCCGGGACGGGCACGTCGACTCCCTGCTGGTCCTGCGGCCCACCGGCGCCGCCGAGCCGGCCCCGGACCTGCCGAGCCTGCCCGGGGTCCGCGCCGGCTACCTCGGCGAACTGGCGGCCGAGCAGGACTCCTCGGTGTTCCTGGGTGATCCGCCGGGTCCGGCGGACCTGGCCGCGTTCTTCCCGACCGGCGGCACCACCGGCGCACCGAAGCTGGCCGCGCACACCCACGCCGGCGAGATCGCCGACGCCTGGATGCTGGCCGCCAACTCGCTGCTCGACGACGCCGCCACGGTCTTCGCCGCGCTGCCGCTGTTCCACGTCAACGCGCTGGTCGTCACCCTGTTGACGCCGCTGTTCAAGGGACAGGCCGTGGTCTGGGCCGGGCCGCTGGGCTACCGCGACGTCCCGCTCTACGGCGAGTTCTGGAAGATCGTCGAGCACCACCGGATCGCCACGATGAGCGCCGTCCCCACCGTTTACGCGGTGCTCGCGCAGTGCCCGGTCAACGCCGACATCAGCAGCCTGCGGTTCGCCATGGTCGGGGCCTCTCCGCTGCCGGCCGCGGTCCGCGAAAGCTTCCAGGCCAGCACCGGCATCACGCTCGTCGAAGGCTACGGCCTGACCGAAGCGACCTGTGCCAGCGCGCGCAGCTTCCCCGACGCGCCCCGGCCCGGCTCGGTCGGTCAGCGGTTGCCCTACCAGCGGGTGAAGACCGTGCGCGTCCGCGAGGACGGCACCTGGGAAGACCTCCCGCCCGGCCACACCGGCGTGCTCGCGATCAGCGGCCCCACCGTGTTCCCCGGCTACGTCACCGGCCGGGACGAGCACGGCCACGTCCTCGACGGCCTCGGCAAGCTCGTCGACGGCTGGCTCGACACCGGCGACCTCGCCCGCCTCGACCCCGACGGGTTCGTCCACCTCGCCGGCCGCGCCAAGGACCTCATCATCCGCGGTGGCCACAACATCGACCCCGCGCTCGTCGAGGACGCCCTGCTCGCCCACCCCGCGGTCACCGCCGCCGGCGCGGTGGGCCGGCCCGACGCCCACTCCGGCGAAGTCCCCGTCGCCTACGTGACGCTCGCTCCCGGCGCCGAGGTCACCGAGCGGGAACTGGGCGACTGGGCCCGCGACCGGGTCCCCGAGTCCGCGGCCGCGCCGAAGACCGTCACGGTGCTCGACGCCCTGCCGCTGACCGACCTCGGCAAGCCGTACAAGCCCGCCCTGCGTGCCGACGCCACCCGCCGCGAGCTGTCCGAAGCGCTGGCCGGCGTCCCCGGGGTGCTGGACGTCGAGGCCGAGATCGACGACGGTGCCGTGGTCGCGGTGGTACGGACCACCGGCGACGACTCCGCGATCAAAGCGGTGCTCGGTCGCTACGCGATCGGCTGGCGCCTGGCAGATGCCTCGTGA
- a CDS encoding fumarylacetoacetate hydrolase family protein, whose protein sequence is MSISILRTADAWWVATPAGAAKVATDATTTAQLLADRKALDAAASSDRTVGVETLALVSPVTPPCRVVAQMTNFASHVEDTGGNPDTVPLTFFRKSSGSISGPHDDVVRPAHVRLLDYEVEIGLVIGTEIPVGTEIGDDIAGYVAGLVVTNDISARDIQLPQTQFYEAKSYPTFTPTGPALVLLDTDELKRFTDLRLKLTVNGETRQDRTVADMIHRPAETLRALARFQRLDPGDLVLTGTPVGTALSAPPKPVEIIGSLLPPALKWKLFFRGQERNPRYLQDGDVIEAGVATDDGALDLGTQRTVVRHAR, encoded by the coding sequence ATGAGCATTTCCATCCTCCGCACCGCCGACGCCTGGTGGGTCGCCACCCCGGCCGGGGCGGCCAAGGTCGCCACCGACGCCACGACCACCGCGCAACTGCTGGCCGACCGCAAAGCCCTCGACGCGGCGGCGTCGAGCGATCGCACGGTCGGCGTGGAGACCCTCGCACTCGTCTCGCCGGTCACCCCGCCGTGCCGGGTGGTCGCCCAGATGACCAACTTCGCCTCGCACGTCGAGGACACCGGCGGGAACCCGGACACCGTGCCGCTGACGTTCTTCCGCAAGTCGTCCGGCTCGATCAGCGGCCCGCACGACGACGTGGTGCGGCCCGCCCACGTGCGGCTCCTGGACTACGAAGTCGAAATCGGCCTGGTCATCGGGACGGAAATCCCGGTCGGCACGGAGATCGGCGACGACATCGCCGGGTACGTCGCGGGCCTGGTGGTGACCAACGACATCTCGGCGCGCGACATCCAGCTGCCCCAGACCCAGTTCTACGAAGCCAAGTCCTACCCGACGTTCACCCCCACCGGGCCCGCGCTGGTCCTGCTCGACACCGACGAACTCAAGCGGTTCACCGACCTGCGGCTGAAACTGACCGTCAACGGCGAAACCCGCCAAGACCGGACGGTCGCCGACATGATCCACCGCCCCGCCGAAACCCTCCGGGCTCTCGCCCGTTTCCAACGGCTCGACCCGGGCGACCTCGTCCTGACCGGCACCCCCGTCGGCACGGCGTTGTCCGCCCCGCCGAAGCCGGTGGAGATCATCGGCTCGCTGCTGCCACCGGCGCTCAAGTGGAAGCTGTTCTTCCGTGGCCAGGAACGGAATCCCCGGTACCTCCAGGACGGCGACGTCATCGAGGCCGGCGTGGCCACCGACGACGGCGCGCTCGACCTGGGCACCCAGCGCACGGTGGTGAGGCACGCCCGATGA
- a CDS encoding VOC family protein: protein MGGAMIDHHDPHADLHSEQGSLPGEHPGRAPNPVVKVHDLAWLEFEKPDLAKAEVFAHAFGFTTSLRTADELQLRGTEPGAPCVLIRRGPRSRFTGPAFRAADPADVLRLAEATGHQVTRLPESLGGTTVDLHDPSGARVRVVSGTHELPALPGQEPLTFNFGHDITRVNATQRPRREPVKVQRLGHVVLQTRKYRETLDWYLAHLGLIVSDFLYYPGQRGRGPVMSFIRCDRGDTPTDHHTLAMVLGPANRYVHSAYQVPDLDSLAAGGEYLLERGYRRSWGIGRHIQGSQLFDYWRDPDGFLVEHFSDGDLFDCSLEPGWAPMTASGLAQWGPPATKDFLGVKPGREALGELRAIIGALREENEFDFDRLRGLLKVAVS from the coding sequence ATGGGAGGGGCGATGATCGACCACCACGATCCCCACGCCGACCTGCACAGCGAGCAGGGCTCGTTGCCGGGCGAACACCCGGGGCGGGCACCCAATCCGGTCGTCAAGGTGCACGACCTGGCGTGGCTGGAGTTCGAGAAGCCGGACCTGGCCAAGGCCGAAGTGTTCGCCCACGCCTTCGGTTTCACCACGTCGCTGCGCACCGCGGACGAGCTGCAGCTGCGTGGCACCGAACCCGGCGCGCCCTGCGTCCTGATCCGCCGCGGCCCGCGCTCGCGGTTCACCGGACCGGCGTTCCGGGCCGCCGACCCGGCGGACGTGCTCCGCCTGGCGGAGGCGACCGGGCACCAGGTCACCCGCCTGCCCGAGAGCCTCGGCGGGACCACCGTGGACCTGCACGACCCGAGCGGCGCCCGGGTGCGGGTCGTGTCCGGCACGCACGAGTTGCCGGCGTTGCCGGGGCAGGAGCCACTGACCTTCAACTTCGGGCACGACATCACGCGGGTGAACGCCACCCAGCGGCCGCGGCGGGAGCCGGTCAAGGTGCAGCGGCTCGGCCACGTCGTGCTGCAGACCCGCAAGTACCGCGAAACGCTCGACTGGTACCTGGCCCACCTGGGCCTGATCGTGAGCGACTTCCTCTACTACCCCGGGCAGCGCGGGCGGGGCCCGGTCATGAGCTTCATCCGCTGCGACCGGGGTGACACCCCGACCGACCACCACACCCTCGCGATGGTGCTCGGCCCGGCGAACCGGTACGTGCACTCGGCCTACCAGGTGCCCGACCTCGATTCGCTCGCCGCCGGCGGCGAGTACCTGCTCGAGCGGGGCTACCGCCGGTCGTGGGGCATCGGCAGGCACATCCAGGGCAGCCAGCTGTTCGACTACTGGCGCGACCCCGACGGATTCCTCGTCGAGCACTTCAGCGACGGCGACCTGTTCGACTGCTCGCTCGAGCCCGGCTGGGCGCCGATGACCGCGTCGGGACTGGCCCAGTGGGGCCCGCCCGCCACCAAGGACTTCCTCGGCGTCAAACCCGGCCGGGAAGCGCTCGGCGAGCTGCGCGCCATCATCGGCGCGCTGCGCGAGGAAAACGAATTCGACTTCGACCGCCTTCGCGGCCTGCTGAAAGTAGCTGTGTCATGA
- a CDS encoding TetR/AcrR family transcriptional regulator, with the protein MATTSAGLGTPKGMTRRRAETRRRVMAAAYEVFTELGIRDAPVELICDRAGFTRGAFYSNFASKEELFLAIYEVEMQERAERLRVAVEEAVEAAPGSVDEVLRQAGLLFMESLAADETWYLLNAEFRAQAMRQPELREPTAAAERRFHDALAEILQNLLGRLGMRLTVDPHSAVVTIVALYETMLERAILDALPDKADSRYLTDVLPRLFTALVAPGR; encoded by the coding sequence ATGGCGACCACCAGCGCGGGTCTCGGCACCCCGAAGGGCATGACCCGGCGGCGCGCGGAGACGCGGCGGCGCGTCATGGCGGCGGCCTACGAGGTGTTCACCGAGCTGGGCATCCGCGACGCCCCGGTCGAGCTGATCTGCGACCGCGCCGGCTTCACCCGCGGTGCCTTCTACTCCAACTTCGCCAGCAAGGAAGAGCTGTTCCTCGCGATCTACGAGGTGGAGATGCAGGAACGCGCCGAGCGGTTGCGCGTCGCCGTCGAAGAGGCAGTCGAGGCCGCACCCGGTTCCGTCGACGAGGTGCTGCGGCAAGCCGGCCTGCTGTTCATGGAGTCCCTCGCCGCCGACGAGACGTGGTACCTGCTCAACGCCGAATTCCGCGCCCAGGCCATGCGGCAGCCGGAACTGCGCGAACCGACCGCGGCCGCCGAACGCCGCTTCCACGACGCGCTCGCGGAAATCCTGCAGAACCTGCTCGGCCGGCTCGGCATGCGCCTGACCGTCGACCCGCACAGCGCCGTCGTCACGATCGTGGCCCTCTACGAGACCATGCTCGAACGCGCAATCCTCGACGCACTCCCCGACAAGGCCGACAGCCGGTACCTGACCGACGTCCTCCCCCGACTCTTCACGGCCCTGGTCGCCCCCGGCCGGTAG
- a CDS encoding MMPL family transporter, whose amino-acid sequence MSSFLYRLGRAAARARVLVLALWVVVLAAAGGAALLFNHGTDDAFAIPGSESQDALDHLGRVFPEVSGTSAQLVLVVPDGAKADTPGNRAAVAQAVTRIGKLDQVATVVNPFDKNVNGAVSKDDRAALIAVPLKVQLAAVDPATRTGLATIADDLGKQTGAKVYTGGDAFSNRVPKLSPTEGIGLLIALLVLVLMFRSLIAAVMPLVTAILGVGVAIGLIFLATLVTPISSTAPMLAVMIGLAVGIDYALFLLSRHRDQLAEGLDVEESIARATATAGSAVIFAGLTVVIALLGLAVAGIPFLTTMGVAAAVAVALAVAIAVTLVPALMSFAGKRLRPRTPKRKRRRRKPPIARWWVRTATKAPLVTVLVVVAGLAVCAIPATSLRLALPDNGTEEHGSPARDTYEVVSEHFGPGYNGPLIVTADIITSTDPIGLVNKLADEIRRVPGVASVPLATPNPKGDTGIIQVIPTTAPDSTQTDDLVSRLRGLEQHFRDGYGTQTAVTGITAVGIDVSAQLGSALLPFGILVVGLSLILLAMVFRSIWVPIKATAGYLLSVAAAFGTTSFVFVQGHFADALNVTHTGSVISFLPIILMGVLFGLAMDYEVFLVSRIREDYVHHGDPHHAIESGFISASRVVVAAAVIMFAVFAAFVPEGSATIKPIAFSLAVGVFIDAFIVRMTLVPAVLALLGRRAWGLPPKLDRVLPVFDAEGDALVHELRLADWPGTDEAISARDLRLEDDRGRPVYRDVDLRVPRGGVLVLHGTGACGKTALAYTLAGRVTKFTGDLKVLGRVLPQHTHALRRDVAVIPCRGTNDPARQIARDGDAGLVVVDDVDLVLRADLRDHVRGLLAERGTTTFVLTCQDPERIADLLPAAAHLHALTAVQPAEVF is encoded by the coding sequence GTGTCGTCGTTCCTCTACCGGCTGGGCCGCGCCGCCGCCCGGGCCCGGGTGCTCGTGCTGGCGCTGTGGGTGGTGGTGCTGGCGGCGGCCGGCGGGGCGGCGCTGCTGTTCAACCACGGCACCGACGACGCGTTCGCCATCCCCGGGTCGGAGTCGCAGGACGCGCTGGACCACCTCGGCCGGGTTTTCCCCGAGGTGAGCGGCACGTCGGCGCAGCTGGTCCTGGTGGTCCCGGACGGCGCGAAGGCCGACACCCCGGGCAACCGCGCCGCGGTGGCACAGGCGGTCACGCGGATCGGGAAACTCGATCAGGTCGCCACGGTCGTGAACCCGTTCGACAAGAACGTCAACGGCGCGGTGTCGAAGGACGATCGGGCCGCGTTGATCGCCGTGCCGTTGAAGGTGCAGCTCGCCGCCGTCGATCCGGCCACCCGGACCGGGCTCGCGACGATCGCCGACGACCTCGGAAAGCAGACCGGCGCGAAGGTGTACACCGGCGGCGACGCGTTCTCCAACCGGGTGCCCAAGCTCAGCCCGACCGAGGGTATCGGCCTGCTCATCGCGCTGCTGGTGCTGGTGCTGATGTTCCGGTCCCTGATCGCTGCGGTCATGCCGCTCGTCACCGCGATCCTCGGCGTCGGCGTCGCCATCGGGCTCATTTTCCTGGCCACGCTCGTCACGCCGATCTCCTCGACCGCGCCGATGCTGGCGGTGATGATCGGGCTCGCGGTCGGCATCGACTACGCCCTGTTCCTGCTCTCACGGCACCGCGATCAGCTGGCCGAGGGGCTCGACGTCGAGGAGTCGATCGCCCGGGCCACCGCCACCGCCGGGTCGGCGGTCATCTTCGCCGGTCTCACCGTCGTCATCGCCCTGCTCGGCCTGGCCGTGGCGGGGATCCCGTTCCTGACCACCATGGGCGTGGCCGCCGCGGTCGCCGTGGCACTGGCGGTCGCGATCGCCGTCACGCTGGTTCCCGCGCTGATGTCCTTCGCCGGCAAGCGGTTGCGGCCGCGCACCCCGAAACGGAAGCGGCGCCGCCGGAAGCCGCCGATCGCGCGCTGGTGGGTGCGCACCGCGACGAAGGCGCCGCTGGTCACCGTGCTGGTCGTGGTCGCCGGGCTCGCGGTCTGCGCGATCCCCGCCACGAGTCTGCGGCTGGCGTTGCCGGACAACGGAACCGAGGAACACGGCAGCCCGGCCCGTGACACCTACGAGGTCGTCAGCGAGCACTTCGGTCCCGGCTACAACGGCCCGCTGATCGTCACCGCGGACATCATCACCAGCACCGACCCGATCGGCCTGGTGAACAAGCTCGCCGACGAGATCCGCCGCGTCCCCGGGGTCGCCTCGGTTCCCCTGGCCACCCCGAATCCCAAGGGCGACACCGGCATCATCCAGGTCATCCCCACCACCGCCCCGGACTCCACGCAGACCGACGACCTCGTCTCCCGGCTGCGCGGCCTGGAACAGCACTTCCGTGACGGCTACGGGACGCAGACCGCGGTCACCGGCATCACCGCGGTCGGGATCGACGTCTCCGCCCAGCTCGGCAGCGCCCTGCTCCCGTTCGGGATCCTCGTCGTCGGGCTGTCGCTGATCCTGCTCGCGATGGTGTTCCGCTCGATTTGGGTGCCGATCAAGGCCACGGCGGGTTACCTGCTCTCGGTCGCCGCGGCCTTCGGCACGACCTCGTTCGTGTTCGTGCAAGGACACTTCGCGGACGCCCTGAACGTGACCCACACGGGCAGCGTGATCAGCTTCCTGCCGATCATCCTCATGGGTGTCCTTTTCGGACTCGCCATGGACTACGAAGTGTTCCTCGTGTCGCGGATCCGCGAGGACTACGTCCACCACGGCGATCCGCACCACGCGATCGAGTCCGGGTTCATCTCCGCCTCGCGCGTGGTGGTCGCGGCGGCGGTGATCATGTTCGCGGTGTTCGCCGCGTTCGTCCCCGAAGGCAGCGCCACCATCAAACCCATCGCCTTCAGCCTCGCCGTCGGCGTCTTCATCGACGCCTTCATCGTCCGCATGACCCTGGTGCCCGCGGTGCTGGCGCTGCTCGGCCGCCGCGCTTGGGGGTTGCCGCCGAAGCTCGACCGGGTACTGCCGGTGTTCGACGCCGAGGGCGACGCCCTCGTGCACGAGCTGCGGCTCGCCGACTGGCCCGGCACCGACGAGGCGATCAGCGCCCGCGACCTGCGCCTGGAGGACGACCGCGGCCGTCCGGTGTACCGCGACGTCGACCTGCGCGTTCCCCGCGGTGGGGTGCTGGTGCTGCACGGCACGGGGGCCTGCGGCAAGACCGCGCTGGCGTACACGCTCGCCGGCCGGGTCACCAAGTTCACCGGCGACCTCAAGGTGCTCGGCCGGGTGCTGCCCCAGCACACCCACGCCCTGCGCCGCGACGTCGCCGTCATTCCGTGCCGTGGCACGAACGACCCGGCACGGCAGATCGCCCGCGACGGCGACGCCGGGCTCGTCGTGGTCGACGACGTCGACCTCGTGCTGCGCGCGGACCTCCGCGACCACGTCCGCGGGCTCCTCGCCGAGCGGGGCACCACGACCTTCGTGCTGACCTGCCAGGACCCCGAGCGCATCGCGGACCTGCTGCCCGCGGCCGCCCACCTGCACGCCCTCACCGCCGTCCAGCCCGCCGAGGTCTTCTGA